The segment CGGTAATACCGTTTACCCCCTTCATCAATTTTTCCCAGAATTGCTCTGGTCCATGAATCTGGCCTGGTGTATGACACCCAATACCAACTATGGCAATGTCTTCTTTTTGCATGATAATAATGTTTAAGATGTTAGAATTTGTATGAGCACAGCTTTGAGCAACTTCATAGTCGTTGTACATTATTGTATTAACAAAAGTGAATGTGTTTGAAATTTTCCTAGAGCATTTGTTTACTACCAGGAATTGTAATCTCCACATCAAGTAATTTGTTATCTAAGCAATACCGTATAACGGTTTAAATGTCAAAGCAGTGCTATATAGTATTAGGGGCTTTCGTAATCATGTCTTCGGTCGAGAAATGATTTTAATGGATCACATAGCTTAAAGTTTTTTAAATATTCAAATTGAGTTACTATTTATTGTGTTAATGGATCCAGTTCTTATTAGAGAAATGGAGTGCTCTTACAACATCAGGTTAATTTCATTGTATATAACGGTATTAAATATTAAAAAATCAAGTATTTGGGTATTTATTTTTTTGATAAAGATCGCTCAAATGATAGATGAATGTAATACCAAGATTTAGGTATATTTGAGGTGAATAGCTAAAAACTCCCATTCTTAGTAGCTATTTTCCATTTAAAAGCATCATTTTACATGTAGTGCTACTGTATCTAAGCCTGTATTAATTTGTGAGAAGTTTAGTTTTAATAGCAAACTAGATGCTCAAGTCTATCAAGAAGTATTTGGGTAGAAATAGTTTTTTATTATCAGAATATTTAATTCTATACGTGATTTAGTAAATTGTCGGAATCACTATATAGCTCCTAACGGTTAAACTTGTACGTATGCAATTTTTTCAATTTTACTCATAATAAATATGATGACTCAATTTTTATACTTCTGGTTAGCAATGACTCTTTTTGGTCTTCCACCAACGCTTTTTTTCAATTGGTTGATTTTCAAAAGGTCATTTGTGTTTCGTCCGTTGTGTTGGATATCGGTTTCTATGTACGTTTTAGTGTTGGTCGCCTACTATACAGGACTCTTTGGATTGATTTCATTGTGGTACACAATACCTATTGGTTTGATTTCTATACTATTCACTTTTATAAACCTGAAAAAGAGTATTCAGGAACCAATGCAAAGAATCAATACCACGTTTGATAAGTTGAGAGAAGGTCAGATTGGTCTGACCATTGATTCCAAAGATTTGAATAAAAAGGATGAATTGGGAGATTTTTTTCAATTCTCTTCATCTCTTTTTACAAAAGCTCAATGAATCTGCCCGATTTGCTTCTGCTATGGGGGATGGAGACTTGTCTAAGGAATATGTAGCACTAAGTGATAAAGATATTTTGGGTCAATCACTGCTGACACTTAGAAAGAAATTGAATGATTTTATAGGGGAGACCAATGAAGTCGTTGCAAAGGCGGGAGAGGAAGGTGATTTGATCGCTCGGATTAAAGAGGATGGCAAAAGCGGTGTGTGGAAACAAATGAGTTCATCGATCAATCATCTTTTGGATTCTGTTGTCACTCCCATTTTGGAAATAAACAAGATTGTTAATGCCATGGCAAATGGTAATCTCAATAATAGGTATTCATTGGAAGCAAAGGGACAAATAGCCGAATTGACTTTGGGATTAAATACGGCACTTGATAACATGAATGCACTTCTGTGGAAAATCAACCAGAGCGTTATGGCTATCAAAGACTCATCATCAGAGATGCTCAGCACGGGAGAGGAGATGAGTTCTAGTACCAATGAAATTGCAGGAGCGATTGGACAAATGAGCAATGGAGCACAAACACAGGTCTCTAGGGTTGACGCATCATCTACACTTGTAGAAGAAATGCTTAGAAAATTTAATGAGATGCGTTTCAAATCTGATTCGATTAATTCAGCAGCCAAAAAAGGTTTCGAAGATAGTGAACGGGGTTCAGCCATTGCCAAAGGTGTAGTACAGAATATAACTCAAATTGCTGATTTTTCTAAGAAGACCACAGAGTCAATGAGTGTGCTCACTGATCGATCCAATCAAATATCTAAAGTACTAGGAGTCATCACTGATATTGCTTCTCAAACTAACTTGCTGGCCCTGAATGCAGCTATTGAGGCTGCTCAAGCTGGTGAAGCAGGTAGAGGATTTGCAGTGGTAGCAGAAGAAATACGCAAGCTGGCAGAAGGGTCTCGTCAATCTGCAAGAGAAATTGAGCAACTTGTCAACGATGTGCAACATGATACTTTGGAGGCATCTAAAGTGATTGATACTATGAATAGCAGTGTCAAATTTAGCTTAGATGCTTCTATACAAGCCTCTGAAGTGTTTGACCAAATCGCAAATGCTTCTGCTGAGACTTTGCAGCTTTCTGAGCAGATATCTGAATCAACCAATGCCCAGTCAGAAAGCATCAACAAAGTTGTTTCCATTACAGAGGAGGTCGTAGTAATAGCAGAGGAGACGGCAGCCGGTACGGAGCAAATTTTCAAGCTCTGCTACGGAATTGTCATCTGGTATGAATAACTATATCCAGAAATCTATTTGGTTGAGCAATGTTTCAGGTGAATTGGAAAAGGATGTCGCAAAATTCGAGTTGTCAGATAGCTATAAAAGTATTGGAGATAGATCCAGTGTGGACCAGAAAAATATTGATTCAGGATTGGAAGATCAGTCTTGACCAAAATTGCACTAATCATTGATTGCGTAGATTACCTAATCAATCAACTACACAGAAGGGTTCATAACCAATGTGGCCTTCTGTGTGGTTTATTGCTATATTTTTATATTAAATAGGATATAAATAATGAGATGCTTTTGAAAACCCTATTTGTACCTTTCAATTGACGGGGCTGCAACAGAATTCTTTTGCTTATTATCTTTTTTCTTGTCTTCTACTCGCGCTGTATTCATACCCATTTCATCATCTTTCGTGTGGGTGTTTTTACCCAGGTAGGGGTAATCCGTAAAGTTTTAATTAAGAAGTAACCTGATTTCTGGGTAATCATTCGTCTTATACCTTTGGTAAAAGTTGAGAATTGCTAATAGCAGAATAAGATGAACCAAAGAACAGAACCATATCAGGAAGAGGAATTAGGAGGGATTGCCTGTAGAATAGCAATGGAGTTTATTGAGCAAGTACTAGAAAGAAGGAGTATAAAACCTGAATTGATACACAAGGCTCAAATTGAGCTAGCCATATTTTTTGACAGAGTGATCATAGAGAGAATGAGTGGTCACTTTTGTGTATCCACTATTCAAAGGGTGTCCAAGCAATATTTGAAACAGCTCAGTCATGAGATGGTCGACAAGAGCATCACCTACCATGATGTCATTAGATTATGCTCGATACGACATGGATTTTATTGCCAAGGTCTCAATGAATCACCCGAAGAAGACTTTTTAAGAACAGTCTCTATGCAGTGGTTTCAATTTCCGATGCAACAGACGGATGGATCAATCAGACCCTTGGAATTTGACTTCACGTATTACTTTTCAGACATTCCGTTGACCTCCGAGGTTTTGTTTGACCTAGGGCCAAAATATGCTGATCGAATAGTTCAAGAATTGAAAGTTATGAAGCCCTCAATGGTGTCTAATGGGCCGTTTTAGATCAATTTAGTAAAAGTCTGAATCCAACGCTCAGGGACATCTCCTTTGGTTGCTTGCTGATAGTCTGCGTGATCACATGGGACAATGTAGCTCCTGTCGTAGACTCCCTTGTGGTTGATATTGGGCACTTCCATCCACCATTTATCGGATAGCCTACTTTTGTAAAATACGATGGTCTCTGGATTGACATCCATGGCTACTACATACTTGACATAGTCATTGGTCTGAAACCCTTTTTCACCTTTTCTGTTTTTGAAACCTTCGATAAAGTACCAAATCATAGTAGCTACTACCATTGCGGTCTGATGGTCATAGCTGTCTTTCTCAGGATTGTACTCATAGATACCAACAGAACTCAGCTTGTCATTCATACCAGCGTACCACATGATTTGACAAGCTTCTTCTCCCGTTAGTCCAAATACTTCAGAGCGATCTCCCCCAGGACAGTATATTTTTTGAATGGCAGACAGGTCGAAAGTGAGCATGTCTGCTTCCCTGATCAGAGGTTCCACTCGTTTGAAATCATCTCTCATCGCACCTAGCCTCAAGCTATGAAAACCCAGCTGTGCCAATACTTTTTCTGCGGTAGGATTGACTAAGTACGACTGATGACCTAATTGAGTATAGTTGAATAGGTAATTGGGTTCGTGGGTGAATATTTGATGGAAATGGTTGAGGTTAGCATCATTGTTCTCCTTTTTGGAGATATCAAATCGAGAATCTACATTGAGGACACTGACCATTTTTTCCTCTTCTTCATAGGAGAGGAATTGCCCAATATCTAGGTCATGTGAACCTCCTATGAGTAGAGGTAGGATTCCTTTAGAGATCAATTTTTGACATACTACTTGAATTCTTTTGTACGTTTCATCCAGTTCTGTTCCATTTCTGAGATTACCTAGATCTATGATGTTGCAGAGCCCTTCCCCTTTTTTTAGTCCGTAGAGTTTTTTGCGGATGAATCTCAATCCTGGATCATTGATCTGCGAACTCCCGCCTGTTTCGTTGATCCCAATGATCGCAATGTCGATCGCATCCAAACTTGGCATTTTGGTTTCGTTGATATATATGGATTGTATGAGGGAGTCACTATCGAAGCTCTCTGGTTTGAGACTCTCGTCGATGGGATTGAAAAACAGTTTTA is part of the Reichenbachiella agarivorans genome and harbors:
- a CDS encoding formimidoylglutamase, with the protein product MDLKLFFNPIDESLKPESFDSDSLIQSIYINETKMPSLDAIDIAIIGINETGGSSQINDPGLRFIRKKLYGLKKGEGLCNIIDLGNLRNGTELDETYKRIQVVCQKLISKGILPLLIGGSHDLDIGQFLSYEEEEKMVSVLNVDSRFDISKKENNDANLNHFHQIFTHEPNYLFNYTQLGHQSYLVNPTAEKVLAQLGFHSLRLGAMRDDFKRVEPLIREADMLTFDLSAIQKIYCPGGDRSEVFGLTGEEACQIMWYAGMNDKLSSVGIYEYNPEKDSYDHQTAMVVATMIWYFIEGFKNRKGEKGFQTNDYVKYVVAMDVNPETIVFYKSRLSDKWWMEVPNINHKGVYDRSYIVPCDHADYQQATKGDVPERWIQTFTKLI
- a CDS encoding methyl-accepting chemotaxis protein, yielding MNWEIFFNSLHLFLQKLNESARFASAMGDGDLSKEYVALSDKDILGQSLLTLRKKLNDFIGETNEVVAKAGEEGDLIARIKEDGKSGVWKQMSSSINHLLDSVVTPILEINKIVNAMANGNLNNRYSLEAKGQIAELTLGLNTALDNMNALLWKINQSVMAIKDSSSEMLSTGEEMSSSTNEIAGAIGQMSNGAQTQVSRVDASSTLVEEMLRKFNEMRFKSDSINSAAKKGFEDSERGSAIAKGVVQNITQIADFSKKTTESMSVLTDRSNQISKVLGVITDIASQTNLLALNAAIEAAQAGEAGRGFAVVAEEIRKLAEGSRQSAREIEQLVNDVQHDTLEASKVIDTMNSSVKFSLDASIQASEVFDQIANASAETLQLSEQISESTNAQSESINKVVSITEEVVVIAEETAAGTEQIFKLCYGIVIWYE